A portion of the Hylaeus volcanicus isolate JK05 unplaced genomic scaffold, UHH_iyHylVolc1.0_haploid 12237, whole genome shotgun sequence genome contains these proteins:
- the LOC128884157 gene encoding probable cyclin-dependent serine/threonine-protein kinase DDB_G0292550 isoform X1 — MSIESVRMNTFNDVLLNDQNTTIGLSMFNRDSVIFEESDNCSHKFFNRATSKLESSAESRPLISSDSNMFSVSYNNFKAFDVKMNGESRKNFQRHGDKNTTNKNQTKTQNTVTRENMDHVDLTSCLPYLKHIITDETISRRYHSINNKEYQGFNSNQKTINDYLSPNKTDANVSNIYQHGILKNHELSDTIFNKNNGINAKAARSGNYNRWSNKTYDLFNQCNDLETKHSCCKNSYTPFNSSTYIPTKENPFSSITDTFFFDDNSKLESHQPKLVFQCSLSSNLHTNDQIESGSSYKEKTKTKLYTSPNEKNENCNNFRLSLSIDLESRHNSNFASQKESHCGLKNHQECTKENDLSFDSCSTQVVDTLINQPSHPRVSINSMYMHRNTMFNNQKHLNQYSLKKKTDFLHPSEKESLEMGLLSSKVLNININHNNNGIKAHLKKKLHLYNQADIHNDNKATCKTYKNNSTFPCYSLKNITPEKDIDHIFENPSLPNGLQEQLKNAFPFEAQNICFLEDNESIKSSNTLSSSFSVCKNNRTHVASQVFDSLLPIESPRLDKINYKNASENLVQLQYLSNSVLSREQLQNHQNNFKSKQNSPCNKTMYPFNNSNINYHEHEISSVPSNNKLLESDSTVFFPENESNDELSAIKKKNCGNLLACTFDEILQKKANFLKKKKDKEGASTAQLTLIVNVPTTTTRQDLLNAFKMFGEVLMPTVVCLRETRHPKKEWTATAGYAFVLFQNKTSAQAALTATEMGQVIVRGTSVKATWAKKDSFRMHPDIASRLIVQRSSNTSTSTSKNSHYNKSEFQLSDSEIAFKKKPYCSENYSQKNNPFNITQNPIDATTSMLFSPKKQQYISLKKSDNKLPVTLFQENDENASNVEKEKNNLFSYSCNDSNSKELLQWLNIAIAEDRVMPPSENNTRYDCLMSSNCAPLAVNQYNFISP, encoded by the exons ATGAGCATTGAAAGTGTCAGAATGAACACTTTCAatgatgttttattaaatgatcAGAATACAACAATTGGATTATCCATGTTTAACCGTGACTCTGTGATTTTTGAGGAGTCTGATAATTGTTcgcataaattttttaatagggCTACAAGTAAATTGGAATCTTCTGCGGAGTCCCGTCCATTGATATCCTCGGATAGTAATATGTTTTCTGTatcgtataataatttcaaagcgTTTGATGTTAAAATGAACGGGGAATCTCGAAAGAATTTTCAACGTCATGGTGACAAGAAtacaacaaacaaaaatcaaacCAAAACACAAAATACAGTAACAAGGGAAAATATGGATCATGTTGACTTAACTTCTTGTCTTCcttatttaaaacatatcaTAACAGATGAAACAATTTCGCGTCGTTAtcattcaattaataataaagagtATCAAGGTTTTAATAGTAACCAAAAAACTATCAATGATTATTTATCACCTAATAAAACTGATGCTAATGTTTCAAATATCTATCAGCATgggattttaaaaaatcatgaactgtctgatacaatttttaataaaaacaatggAATTAATGCAAAGGCAGCAAGAAGTGGTAATTACAATCGTTGGTCTAACAAGacttacgatttatttaatcaatgtAATGATCTAGAAACAAAACATTCTTGttgtaaaaattcttataCTCCTTTTAATTCGTCAACCTATATACcaacaaaagaaaatccttTCTCTTCTATCACagatacttttttctttgacGACAATAGTAAACTTGAGTCACATCAACCAAAGTTAGTATTTCAGTGTTCGCTTTCATCCAATTTACATACCAATGATCAAATTGAATCTGGATCATCctataaagaaaaaacaaaaacaaaattgtatacgtCACCGAAtgagaagaatgaaaattgtaataacttCAGATTAAGTTTATCAATTGATTTAGAATCAAGGCATAACAGTAATTTTGCGTCCCAAAAAGAATCCCATTGTGGTCTTAAAAACCACCAAGAATGCACTAAAGAAAACGATCTATCCTTTGATTCGTGCTCTACTCAAGTCGTGGATACTTTAATTAACCAACCGTCTCATCCGCGTGTCAGTATTAATTCAATGTACATGCATCGTAATACAATGTTCAATAATCAAAAACACTTGAATCagtattcgttaaaaaagaaaactgattTTTTACATCCTTCCGAAAAAGAATCTTTAGAAATGGGTTTACTATCGTCCAAAGTAttgaatatcaatattaacCACAACAATAATGGTATTAAagcacatttaaaaaaaaagttgcacCTTTATAATCAAGCTGATATTCATAACGACAACAAAGCGACGTGTAAgacgtataaaaataattcgacaTTTCCttgttattcattaaaaaacataACACCTGAGAAGGACATTGatcatatttttgaaaatccttcATTACCCAATGGGCTCCAGGAACAATTAAAGAATGCGTTTCCTTTCGAAGCtcaaaacatttgttttttagaAGATAATGAGTCAATTAAATCAAGCAACACCTTATCAAGTTCTTTTTCCGTCTGCAAAAACAATAGGACACATGTTGCTTCTCAGGTTTTTGATTCACTTCTTCCTATTGAGTCGCCtag GTTAgataaaatcaattataaaaatgcttCAGAAAACCTTGTGCAGCTTCAATACTTATCCAACTCAGTGTTATCACGGGAACAATTGCAAAatcatcaaaataattttaaatctaaACAAAACTCTCCTTGCAATAAAACAATGTATCCTTTTAACAATAGTAATATAAACTATCATGAACATGAAATTTCAAGCGTACCTTCAAATAATAAGTTATTAGAG aGTGATTCCACCGTTTTTTTTCCCGAAAATGAATCAAACGATGAACTAtcagcaataaaaaaaaaaaattgcggaAATCTTCTAGCTTGTACGTTTGATgaaattctacaaaaaaaagctaattttttaaaaaaaaaaaaagataaggAAGGAGCGAGTACAGCGCAACTTACTCTTATTGTTAATGTTCCCACTACAACTACAAGACAAGATTTACTAAATGCCTTCAA AATGTTTGGTGAAGTACTCATGCCAACTGTTGTATGCCTCCGGGAAACAAGACATCCAAAAAAGGAGTGGACGGCAACCGCAGGCTACGCTTTTGTTTTATTCCAGAACAAAACATCAGCACAAGCGGCTTTAACTGCCACCGAAATGGGTCAAGTTATTGTACGAGGCACTAGTGTCAAAGCAACCTGGGCCAAAAAAGATTCGTTCCGAATGCATCCAGACATTGCAAGTCGTCTGATCGTTCAACGTTCATCCAATACTTCAACAAGCACCTCGAAAAATTCTCACTACAATAAATCAGAATTTCAACTATCTGATTCTGAAAtcgcatttaaaaaaaagccTTATTGTAGTGAAAATTATTCTCAAAAAAATAATCCGTTTAATATTACACAAAATCCCATAGATGCAACGACATCTATGTTGTTTTCACcaaaaaaacaacaatataTTTCACTGAAAAAATCAGATAATAAGCTACCAGTTACCTTATTTCaagaaaacgacgaaaatGCGTCAAAcgttgaaaaggaaaaaaataatcttttttcaTATAGTTGTAATGACTCTAATTCAAAAGAGTTACTCCAATGGTTAAATATTGCCATTGCTGAAGATCGGGTGATGCCACCTTCAGAAAACAACACAAGATATGATTGTCTTATGTCAAGTAATTGCGCTCCATTAGCCGTCAATCAGTATAACTTTATATCTCCTTAA
- the LOC128883834 gene encoding pre-mRNA-processing factor 6-like — translation MSASFGNKLIGRSSLSAPGYISGVTSSNYSIRGNPLPQDTLQELNVSKDPFGQAPFGYVPGRGRGATGFAGGVSRDDTVDDRGDYSETNYDEFSGYSEGLFRDSEYDEEDRHADLVYDQIEQRIDTRRRSRREAKLKNELSKFRAEKPTIVQQFADLKRGLANVTLEEWDSIPDIGDYTLKVKQKKPSSVSLAPDSLLVQAHASTQMVGSIDPSGDIGGGTTTPIGLGLQTPFGLQTPLGLRTPLGLSTPLMGGSTTTFGGYRTSLAGRQAPSLNDLGEARGTVLSVKLDKVMDNVSGQTVIDPKGYLTDLNSMPISTDAHIADVKKARLLLRSVIQTNPQHAPGWIAAARLEELRGKLQAARELIAQGCINCPKNEDIWLEAARFEKPVDAKAILANGIKQIPQSVKLWQEAANKESDIKTKKIVLRKALQFIPNSVKLWKEAISMEEPEAARIMLTRAVECVPQSVEIWLALARLSSYADAQKVLNEARKQVPTSVEVWISAAKLEETHGNLEMVEKIITRAVTNLSSKGVNFDREHWLKFAEESEKTSYKQTCIMIVKVTMSIGVESVNRARIWLEDAEGALSRGCVETARSLYTNCLQFLRGFEKGWISLAQLELHHGTSSSLDELLCNAVKDCPGSEALWLMAAKQKWLSRDVNAARQLLSNAFTHVENKEAVSLAAVKLERETGEFERARVLLQQARLRCNNSVKVWIQSIQLERFLQEYDRSMELVRDALRIHPNCDKLWMIYGQLHLEKSPEDVPEAIKQFEEGLKHCSNCIELWLCAAEIYLTEKNYNRARAVIEEARFKNPKQDLLWLFAVRLEKACSGVPNTFEFQLENNSSVPNLKIAHHMMSRALQECPKSGVLWSEAIFLEPTNSRNAKSVCALNQCENDPYVILAIAKLFWANGKLAKARRWMNRTVTLNSKFGDAWGAYFLLELALGNDATRTEVIKNCTKCAPNAGIDWNRVVKKPCHWTLSYPEKLRVFAEHYFGKYLLSENCKVAIGEDVQNLLYGRQTTSENKNSLKTINEITPETHA, via the exons atgtcCGCCTCATTTGGAAATAAACTTATTGGACGCTCATCGTTATCCGCCCCGGGTTACATATCAGGAGTCACCTCTAG CAATTATTCAATAAGAGGAAACCCTTTACCTCAAGACACATTAcaagaattaaatgtttcaaaaga tcCGTTCGGTCAAGCACCTTTCGGTTATGTACCAGGACGAGGTCGAGGTGCAACGGGTTTCGCTGGAGGGGTTAGTCGTGATGATACAGTAGACGATCGCGGAGATTACTCGGAAACAAACTATGACGAATTTTCGGGTTACAGTGAAGGACTCTTTCGTGATTCAGA gtATGATGAGGAAGATCGACACGCTGATCTAGTGTACGATCAGATAGAACAACGTATTGATACAAGGCGACGTTCTAGAAG AGAAGCAAAGCTGAAAAACGAACTTTCAAAATTCCGTGCCGAAAA GCCTACTATTGTTCAACAATTCGCAGATCTCAAACGAGGCTTGGCTAATGTCACCTTAG AGGAGTGGGATTCTATTCCTGACATAGGGGACTATACTCTTAAAGTAAAGCAAAAAAAACCATCTAG CGTGTCGTTGGCTCCAGACTCTCTATTAGTGCAAGCTCATGCTTCCACACAAATGGTAGGATCTATTGATCCTTCTGGAGATATTGGAGGAGGTACAACGACTCCGATTGGTTTGGGTCTACAAACGCCTTTTGGACTTCAAACGCCTTTGGGTTTACGTACACCACTTGGCTTAAGTACTCCATTAATGGGTGGAAGTACTACAACATTTGGAGGATATCGAACATCTCTGGCCGGGCGACAAGCACCTTCACTTAACGATTTAGGAGAGGCTAGAGGAACGGTTCTTTCTGTAAAACTTGATAAAGTTATGGACAATGTTTCTGGCCAAACTGTTATTGACCCTAAAGGCTATCTAACTGACCTTAACTCAATGCCg ATATCAACCGATGCTCATATTGCTGATGTAAAAAAAGCACGTCTTTTACTTCGGTCAGTTATTCAAACGAATCCACAACACGCTCCAGGGTGGATTGCAGCTGCTCGTTTAGAAGAATTACGag gaaaacTGCAAGCCGCTCGGGAATTGATTGCCCAGGGGTGTATTAACTGTCCTAAAAATGAGGATATCTGGTTGGAAGCAGCACGTTTTGAAAAACCTGTAGATGCAAAAGCTATTTTGGCTAATGGTATTAAGCAAATACCTCAATCT gTAAAACTTTGGCAAGAAGCCGCGAATAAAGAAAGTGATATaaagacaaagaaaattgttttaagaaaGGCATTACAGTTTATTCCTAATTCA gTTAAACTTTGGAAAGAAGCGATTTCTATGGAAGAACCGGAAGCTGCAAGGATAATGTTAACACGGGCAGTTGAATGTGTTCCTCAATCAGTCGAAATTTGGTTAGCTTTAGCACGTCTATCATCTTATGCAGATGCACAG AAAGTACTGAATGAAGCGAGAAAGCAGGTTCCTACAAGTGTTGAAGTTTGGATTAGTGCTGCAAAGCTTGAGGAAACTCATGGAAATTTGGAAATG GTtgagaaaattattacaagaGCTGTTACAAATTTAAGTTCTAAAGGGGTTAATTTTGATCGTGAGCACTGGCTTAAATTTGCGGAAGAAAGCGAAAAAACTTCGTATAAGCAAACATGTATTATGATTgtcaaa GTGACTATGAGTATTGGCGTTGAGAGTGTTAACCGTGCTCGCATTTGGTTAGAAGATGCAGAGGGGGCCTTATCTCGGGGTTGTGTGGAAACCGCAAGATCTCTCTatacaaattgtttacaatttttgcgGGGCTTTGAAAAAGGCTGGATTTCTTTAGCCCAATTAGAGCTGCATCATGGAACATCTTCAAGTCTAGATGAACTGTTATGCAAt gcGGTAAAGGATTGTCCAGGCTCCGAGGCTCTATGGTTAATGGCAGCAAAGCAAAAATGGTTATCTCGAGATGTGAATGCAGCACGACAATTGCTCTCAAACGCCTTCACACATGTAGAAAACAAAGAAGCTGTATCGCTG GCGGCTGTCAAATTAGAACGAGAAACTGGGGAATTCGAAAGAGCTCGAGTGTTATTGCAACAAGCACGTCTGCGTTGTAACAATAGTGTCAAA GTCTGGATTCAATCAATTCAACTAGAACGGTTTCTTCAAGAGTATGATCGTTCAATGGAGCTCGTTCGCGATGCGTTACGCATACATCCAAATTGTGACAAACTATGGATGATTTATGGGCAGCTTCATCTAGAAAAATCTCCTGAAGATGTTCCTGAAGCCATTAAACAATTCGAAGAAGGATTGAAACATTGCTCTAATTGTATAGAGCTTTGGTTGTGCGCagctgaaatttatttgacagaaaaaaattataatagagCTCGTGCTGTTATAGAAGAA gcCAGATTTAAGAATCCCAAGCAAGATCTTTTATGGTTATTTGCGGTTCGCCTAGAAAAAGCTTGTTCAGGAGTTCCAAATACTTTTGAGTTTCAATTGGAAAATAACAGTTCAGTACCGAATCTGAAAATAGCACATCACATGATGTCGAGAGCGTTACAAGAATGTCCAAAGTCAGGAGTTCTATGGTCTGAAGCCATTTTTCTGGAACCCACAAATTCTAGA AACGCTAAATCGGTTTGTGCACTGAATCAGTGTGAAAATGATCCATATGTAATATTAGCAATCGCcaa ATTGTTTTGGGCTAATGGAAAACTTGCAAAAGCACGTCGGTGGATGAATCGTACTGTTACACTCAATTCTAA ATTTGGAGATGCGTGGGGTGCTTACTTTTTATTAGAGCTTGCGTTAGGAAACGATGCTACGCGTACTGAAGTTATAAAGAACTGTACTAAATGCGCACCTAATGCAG gaatTGATTGGAACCGTGTTGTGAAAAAGCCGTGTCATTGGACTCTATCGTATCCAGAG AAATTGCGCGTTTTCGCCGAGCActattttggaaaatatcttttaagtgaaaattgtaaagtagCGATTGGTGAAG ATGTCCAAAATCTTTTATATGGACGTCAAACAACTAGTGAGAACAAGAATAGTCTGAAAACTATAAATGAAATCACGCCGGAAACACatgcttaa
- the LOC128884157 gene encoding probable cyclin-dependent serine/threonine-protein kinase DDB_G0292550 isoform X2, whose translation MSIESVRMNTFNDVLLNDQNTTIGLSMFNRDSVIFEESDNCSHKFFNRATSKLESSAESRPLISSDSNMFSVSYNNFKAFDVKMNGESRKNFQRHGDKNTTNKNQTKTQNTVTRENMDHVDLTSCLPYLKHIITDETISRRYHSINNKEYQGFNSNQKTINDYLSPNKTDANVSNIYQHGILKNHELSDTIFNKNNGINAKAARSGNYNRWSNKTYDLFNQCNDLETKHSCCKNSYTPFNSSTYIPTKENPFSSITDTFFFDDNSKLESHQPKLVFQCSLSSNLHTNDQIESGSSYKEKTKTKLYTSPNEKNENCNNFRLSLSIDLESRHNSNFASQKESHCGLKNHQECTKENDLSFDSCSTQVVDTLINQPSHPRVSINSMYMHRNTMFNNQKHLNQYSLKKKTDFLHPSEKESLEMGLLSSKVLNININHNNNGIKAHLKKKLHLYNQADIHNDNKATCKTYKNNSTFPCYSLKNITPEKDIDHIFENPSLPNGLQEQLKNAFPFEAQNICFLEDNESIKSSNTLSSSFSVCKNNRTHVASQVFDSLLPIESPRLDKINYKNASENLVQLQYLSNSVLSREQLQNHQNNFKSKQNSPCNKTMYPFNNSNINYHEHEISSVPSNNKLLESDSTVFFPENESNDELSAIKKKNCGNLLAYKEGASTAQLTLIVNVPTTTTRQDLLNAFKMFGEVLMPTVVCLRETRHPKKEWTATAGYAFVLFQNKTSAQAALTATEMGQVIVRGTSVKATWAKKDSFRMHPDIASRLIVQRSSNTSTSTSKNSHYNKSEFQLSDSEIAFKKKPYCSENYSQKNNPFNITQNPIDATTSMLFSPKKQQYISLKKSDNKLPVTLFQENDENASNVEKEKNNLFSYSCNDSNSKELLQWLNIAIAEDRVMPPSENNTRYDCLMSSNCAPLAVNQYNFISP comes from the exons ATGAGCATTGAAAGTGTCAGAATGAACACTTTCAatgatgttttattaaatgatcAGAATACAACAATTGGATTATCCATGTTTAACCGTGACTCTGTGATTTTTGAGGAGTCTGATAATTGTTcgcataaattttttaatagggCTACAAGTAAATTGGAATCTTCTGCGGAGTCCCGTCCATTGATATCCTCGGATAGTAATATGTTTTCTGTatcgtataataatttcaaagcgTTTGATGTTAAAATGAACGGGGAATCTCGAAAGAATTTTCAACGTCATGGTGACAAGAAtacaacaaacaaaaatcaaacCAAAACACAAAATACAGTAACAAGGGAAAATATGGATCATGTTGACTTAACTTCTTGTCTTCcttatttaaaacatatcaTAACAGATGAAACAATTTCGCGTCGTTAtcattcaattaataataaagagtATCAAGGTTTTAATAGTAACCAAAAAACTATCAATGATTATTTATCACCTAATAAAACTGATGCTAATGTTTCAAATATCTATCAGCATgggattttaaaaaatcatgaactgtctgatacaatttttaataaaaacaatggAATTAATGCAAAGGCAGCAAGAAGTGGTAATTACAATCGTTGGTCTAACAAGacttacgatttatttaatcaatgtAATGATCTAGAAACAAAACATTCTTGttgtaaaaattcttataCTCCTTTTAATTCGTCAACCTATATACcaacaaaagaaaatccttTCTCTTCTATCACagatacttttttctttgacGACAATAGTAAACTTGAGTCACATCAACCAAAGTTAGTATTTCAGTGTTCGCTTTCATCCAATTTACATACCAATGATCAAATTGAATCTGGATCATCctataaagaaaaaacaaaaacaaaattgtatacgtCACCGAAtgagaagaatgaaaattgtaataacttCAGATTAAGTTTATCAATTGATTTAGAATCAAGGCATAACAGTAATTTTGCGTCCCAAAAAGAATCCCATTGTGGTCTTAAAAACCACCAAGAATGCACTAAAGAAAACGATCTATCCTTTGATTCGTGCTCTACTCAAGTCGTGGATACTTTAATTAACCAACCGTCTCATCCGCGTGTCAGTATTAATTCAATGTACATGCATCGTAATACAATGTTCAATAATCAAAAACACTTGAATCagtattcgttaaaaaagaaaactgattTTTTACATCCTTCCGAAAAAGAATCTTTAGAAATGGGTTTACTATCGTCCAAAGTAttgaatatcaatattaacCACAACAATAATGGTATTAAagcacatttaaaaaaaaagttgcacCTTTATAATCAAGCTGATATTCATAACGACAACAAAGCGACGTGTAAgacgtataaaaataattcgacaTTTCCttgttattcattaaaaaacataACACCTGAGAAGGACATTGatcatatttttgaaaatccttcATTACCCAATGGGCTCCAGGAACAATTAAAGAATGCGTTTCCTTTCGAAGCtcaaaacatttgttttttagaAGATAATGAGTCAATTAAATCAAGCAACACCTTATCAAGTTCTTTTTCCGTCTGCAAAAACAATAGGACACATGTTGCTTCTCAGGTTTTTGATTCACTTCTTCCTATTGAGTCGCCtag GTTAgataaaatcaattataaaaatgcttCAGAAAACCTTGTGCAGCTTCAATACTTATCCAACTCAGTGTTATCACGGGAACAATTGCAAAatcatcaaaataattttaaatctaaACAAAACTCTCCTTGCAATAAAACAATGTATCCTTTTAACAATAGTAATATAAACTATCATGAACATGAAATTTCAAGCGTACCTTCAAATAATAAGTTATTAGAG aGTGATTCCACCGTTTTTTTTCCCGAAAATGAATCAAACGATGAACTAtcagcaataaaaaaaaaaaattgcggaAATCTTCTAGCTT ataaggAAGGAGCGAGTACAGCGCAACTTACTCTTATTGTTAATGTTCCCACTACAACTACAAGACAAGATTTACTAAATGCCTTCAA AATGTTTGGTGAAGTACTCATGCCAACTGTTGTATGCCTCCGGGAAACAAGACATCCAAAAAAGGAGTGGACGGCAACCGCAGGCTACGCTTTTGTTTTATTCCAGAACAAAACATCAGCACAAGCGGCTTTAACTGCCACCGAAATGGGTCAAGTTATTGTACGAGGCACTAGTGTCAAAGCAACCTGGGCCAAAAAAGATTCGTTCCGAATGCATCCAGACATTGCAAGTCGTCTGATCGTTCAACGTTCATCCAATACTTCAACAAGCACCTCGAAAAATTCTCACTACAATAAATCAGAATTTCAACTATCTGATTCTGAAAtcgcatttaaaaaaaagccTTATTGTAGTGAAAATTATTCTCAAAAAAATAATCCGTTTAATATTACACAAAATCCCATAGATGCAACGACATCTATGTTGTTTTCACcaaaaaaacaacaatataTTTCACTGAAAAAATCAGATAATAAGCTACCAGTTACCTTATTTCaagaaaacgacgaaaatGCGTCAAAcgttgaaaaggaaaaaaataatcttttttcaTATAGTTGTAATGACTCTAATTCAAAAGAGTTACTCCAATGGTTAAATATTGCCATTGCTGAAGATCGGGTGATGCCACCTTCAGAAAACAACACAAGATATGATTGTCTTATGTCAAGTAATTGCGCTCCATTAGCCGTCAATCAGTATAACTTTATATCTCCTTAA